ATTTGTAGCCTATCCCAATTAGGTGGCGGATTATCCTCAACGAATGCATGTACTTTCAGCAACAGTTCTGTGAGCTGCTTAGTCTCTTTTTCACCTAAGTACTGTACGAGCTCATCAAGCATTGCATCTCTATATTGCTCTGCTCTTCGTGTGAGTTTTTTTCCGCTCTCCGTCAATTTCACGCGTACGACTCTCCGATCCGAAGGATCTGCGTGTCTTTCCACCATTTGTTTCGCCTCAAGACTATTAATCAACTGCGTAATAGTTGGAGG
This Paenibacillus sp. FSL R5-0345 DNA region includes the following protein-coding sequences:
- a CDS encoding MarR family winged helix-turn-helix transcriptional regulator, which translates into the protein MKEIGINGGNTEDTENSVAHKLFAAMKRLHKGQWHKGVEGHKPSEMTLMICIEKWNHSDDEGLKISEISRLLGFTPPTITQLINSLEAKQMVERHADPSDRRVVRVKLTESGKKLTRRAEQYRDAMLDELVQYLGEKETKQLTELLLKVHAFVEDNPPPNWDRLQMNGDEKLD